Genomic DNA from Candidatus Margulisiibacteriota bacterium:
AATAGCTAAAAGAAATGTTAACAGCAAACCAATTAACTTATCTTCATAATATCTCCGCCAAAATACGAAAGCATATAATCGAGATGACACATTATGCTAAATCGGGTCACCCTGGTGGCTCAATGTCTATGACTGATATTGTTACTTTTTTATATTTTAATTGGTTAAATATTGACCCAGAACAGCCTAAAAAAGCAGACAGAGATATTTTTGTTTTATGTAAGGGTCATGCTGCACCTGCTTTGTATTCAGCAATGGCAATAAAAGGATTCTTTCCAGAAGAAGAGCTTAAAACACTTAGATGTATTGGTTCGAGATTGCAGGGTCATCCAGATATGAATAAATTACCGGGGATAGAGATGTCTACTGGTTCATTAGGACAAGGGTTGTCAGTTTCAGTTGGGATGAGTTTGGCGCTGAAGTTAGATAACAAAAAGAATCGCGTCTATGCAGTTATGGGAGATGGCGAGTTACAAGAAGGACAAGTGTGGGAAGCAATGATGTCAGCCGCGCATTATAAATGTGATAATCTGTGTGTTTTTGTAGATAATAATAAGCAACAGATAGATGGTAATATTACTAATGTAATGGGAATAGAGCCATTAACTGATAAACTTAAAGCCTTTGGCTGGGAAGTTATTAATATTGATGGTCATGATTTTGAGCAAATTGAGAGTGCTTTAGTAACGGCAGACAAAGTAGTTGGGAAGCCGACTGTTATAATAGCGGCGACAGTTAAGGGCAAGGGCGTGTCTTTTATGGAGAGCCAGCTTTGCTTTCATGGTGCTCCTTGTAACGATGAACAGAAAGCAATAGCTTGTAGTGAGTTAGATAAAAAAATGGGAGTTTGTGGATGTCAGGAGTAGCAGCAATGAGAGATTATTATGCAAAAGTATTAATCGCTTTAGGTAAGAAAAACAAAGATATTGTTGTTTTAGATGCAGACTTATCTTGCTCAACCAGAACAGAGAAGTTTGCCAAAGAGTTTCCGGATAGATTTTTTAATGCCGGAATAGCTGAACAAGATTGTATTGGAATGTCTGCAGGCTTTGCTTGTATGGGTAAAACAGTTTTTGCAAGTTCCTTTGCAATGTTTATTACTGGGAGAACATGGGAGCAGATTAGAAATTCAGTTTGTTATCCTAATCTTAATGTAAAAGTATGTGCCACTCACGCAGGAATAACTGTGGGAGAAGATGGAGCTTCGCATCAGGCACTGGAGGATATCGCTTTAATGAGAATACTTCCCAATATGAGAGTTATAGTTCCGGCTGATGCTCTAGAAGCGGAACAAGCAATCCATTTTGTTGCCAAAGAATCTGGTCCTTTTTATGTAAGAATGAGCCGAGGAGCAACTCCTGTTATTTTTAACGAAGGGGAATGTGATTTTCAGCTAGGCAAGAATAAAGTTTTGAAAGAAGGTAAAGATGTAACAATAATGGCATCTGGAATAATGGTTAAGATGGCTTTAGATGCTGCAGATGTTTTGGAGAAAGAACATGAAGTTTCTGCCGCAGTTGTTAATGTTTCTAGTATTAAACCTCTAGATGAAGAAAATATTTATAAAATGGCTGTTAGCACAGGTGCATTTGTTACAGCTGAAGAACATTCAATCTTTGGTGGTGTTGGTAGTGCTATAGCAGAAGTAACTGCTCGCAAGTGTCCTGTTCCAATCGAAATGCTTGGTATCGCAGGAGTATTCGGGGAGAGCGGGAAACCAGATGCCCTATTAGAGAAGCATGGGCTGAATGTAAAAGGCATTGTTTCTAAAGCATTACTTGCTGTCTCACGCAAATAAGTGATTAGGCTAAGGAACGTTACTAAAAAATATCAAGACTTTGTTGTTCTTAACCATATAAATCTTCATATAGCTAAAGATGAGTTTGTTTTTTTAGTTGGGCCTACTGGTGCAGGAAAAACTACTATTTTGAGCCTTTTAACAAGAGAGCAAACTCCTGAATCTGGCAAAATATACATGGGGATGACTAGTATTAATGAGCTTAATGAGAAGCAAGTTTCTAATTTGAGAAAAAACATAGGATTTGTTTTTCAAGATTTTAAGATACTAAATAGAACTATTTATGAAAACTTAGCTTATGTTTTAAAAATTCAAGGTGAACGAAAGAAGATTATCGTAGAGAAGATCGAACGGGTGGCAGAGTTAGTAGGGTTGGAAAGCAAGCTACACTGTTATCCTTATCAGCTTTCAGGTGGTGAACAGCAAAAGGCGTGTATCGCGCGTGCAATAATTAACAAACCTCCAGTTTTACTTGCTGATGAGCCAACAGGTAATCTTGATCCTGATGCGTCACTTGAAATAATCCAGTTAATGTCAAAAATCAATTTAGACAATACGACTGTAGTTGTTGCAACACATGACAAGGCAATAGTCGATCTTATGAGAAAAAGAGTAATTGCTTTACATGGTGGCAATATAATCCGAGATCAGCAAATGGGCAGTTATCATGAGTGTTAGAGTTTTAATTTTTTTATTTGAAGAGTCAATTAGCTCAATTAAACAGAATGCTGTCATGACTTTCTTATCTTTTCTTACGGTAACACTTTCACTATCTGTGTTAGCAATGTTTTTGATAGTGTTTATGAACATTAATTCCATGATAACGGCTATAGGTGATGACCTTAATATTTCTGCTTATTTGACTCGTGATGTCACAGAAGCGCGGTTGCGCCAAGTTAGTGATCAGATAAAGATGATTAAAGGTGTAAAATCCTTATCTGTAGTGACTAAAGAATCTGCTTGGGAAGACCTTAAAGGCAAGCTTCAATACCAAAAAGAAATAATCGAGCTTATCCCTAGTAATCCTTTGCCAGACTTGATAATCATTAAATTAAAGAAGGTTAATAACACTGATAGTGTTTTAAAAGAATTGAAGTTTATAAAAGATATTGAAGAAGTAAGACATGGTAAAACTATTGTTAATAAATTTAGAAGCATTGTTAAGTTGTTTGATTTAATAGGAGGTTTAATCGTTATCTTGCTACTTTTTTCAACATTTACAATCATTTCAAGTACTATCAATATCACGATGATAGCTAAAGAAAAAGAAATAAAAATAATGAAATTAGTGGGTGCAACCAATGGTTTTGTGGAATCTGTTTTTGTCTTAGAAGCTTTTATTATTGGGCTGCTAGGTTCTTTAATGGCAGTTGGTCTTATTAATTTGATATTTTTTCTTGTAAATAGTAATTTACAACAGGTCTTTCATTTTGCTTATGTTTTTACAAAGCAAATGAATTTTGTTTCTTTAAATATTTTTATTATCAGTATAGGATTAGCAATTAGTGTTAGTGCCAGTTTTTTTTCAGTAAAAAGTTTATTAAAGAATATTTTAAAAAAGTATAGCTAGGAGGTAAAAATGTTAAATTTTTTGAGGGAGAGAGCTAAAGAAATATTAACAATAACAGTCGTGTTATTTGTCTTATCATTTTTAGGAATTGGGGCGTATTCTTTTTTGAATCAAGGTAATGGTGAAGAAAACAAAGAGGAAGCAACTTCTGCCTTAGGTTTGTTAAATGGGAAACCATTGGATGGTTATTATTATAATAGGCAATTTAATCAAGCTTTTTCTAATATTCCTAGTGAGCAACGGATGCTTTTGGATCCGGATGTAGTGGATTATTATCGTTATCAGGCCTTTCAAGAAACAGTAGCAAACATGTTAATGATGGACGAAGCTAATCGAGAAGGGATAAAAGTTTTCCCTCAGGAGTTTAATTATAGGATGGAACAGCTAGTTAAGGCTTATGGCTTAAAGAATGTAGGTGCGTTAAAGAAGCTCATAAAAGATAATAAGATAGAGTGGAAAGTTTTTAAAGAACAACAGAAGAATGATATTATTGTTTCAAAATTTTTAGGTGGTATCACTAGCAGGGTTAGAGTTACACCTTTGGATAGGGAAATGGCTTTTACGGAGGCTAAAGTTAGACATATTTTGATAAAAGTTGACCAACAAGCAACAGATAATATGGAAGAAGACCTAATTAAATTAAAGAAAGCAGAAACAATTTATGAAATGGTTCTGAGTAACAAAAAAAACTTTGCGAAAATAGCAGAAAAATATTCAGAGGATACTGCGTCAGCTGAAAAAGGTGGGGATTTGGGCTGGGTCGGTCGAGGACAGATGGTCCCAGAATTTGAGTCCATGTTGCATACACTAACAAAGGGTGAAATAGGTGGTCCAATAAGAACTATTTACGGGTACCATATTATTTTAGTTGAAGATAAGAGAGAAAAAGATAAACCAGCAGACCTGACAGATGAACGTGTAGATCAGATAATCTTGCAACAAAAGCAACAGGAAGCCATTCAGGAATGGCTGAAGCCACTAAAGTTGTCAGCTAATATCGAAATAATAGATTCTCAAATAAAGGCCTATGATTACAAAGTTAATCAGCAGTATGAAGAGGCTTTAATTGAGTATCAAAAAGCGTTGATGGCTAATAGTGAACTACTTACTTATACTCAGATTGCTAGGATGCTAGATAGATTGGGCAACAAAGATGAAGCAATAAGAGCTATCAGGAAAGCGCTGATACTGCAAAATAGGCTTCAAGGATACCGTTACCCTTCATTATATTTTGCAGGGCTAGATCTTTTTATTAAGTATAAACTAACTGATCTTTATTCTAGTTTAATAGATGATGCTTTGGTTACATTCAAAGGGAAAGAAGTAGTTTTGAGTGTTTTAGATAAGAATTATAAAAACAAAATGACCAAAGAACAGAAATCTAATCTAGATGAACAATTAAAGTTAATTGATGATCAAAAGAAGGAAGCAGAAGCAACGAAAAAGAAAGATTCACTTAATCCTTTTTCAGCATTAGAGGCGTTGGATAGCTTAACAGAAAATAGTTTAGCAAAATAGCTTAGCAGAGTATAACGCCTTTTTTATTGAGCTTGAGAGCTTATGGTTAAATAGCTAGGGGATATTTTTTATTAACTACAATATTTGCTTATGAAAAAATTGTATAATAGTTTATTATTTTTTTTTGCCAACAAAGGTAGTATAAATTTAAAAATAATTGATTTAGGGTTAAACCTAAAAGTATCTAAGATGATTTTGTAAGAGATAATCTGCGGGTAAGCTTTTGCTAAATGAAATAGTTCCATGTCTACAGTGTAAGCGTTGTTGAACTGTCTAGATAGTTTTTTCTTGTTCTGAAGGCTATTTACTGTGATATTTTCAACATGACTGCTGGAATCAAGAATCAATTTTTCTTTTCCATTGTTGCCAAAGCTTTTGCCTATTTTTAGAATTGTAGACGCTTTAATGCTTTTAAGTGCTCCTGCATTGCCTAGGTTGAAGGTTTTTTCTGCTTTAATGTCTTGAAGAAATTCATTTTGGTTTTTTAGAGTTCGCTTAATTGCATTTTTCCCTACACCAGTAACAATGAGTAGTATTCTTTTGTTATTTATTGTAATTAAAAAAACTCTGTCATTCACCTTTTTTGCTTTCTTAAGGAAAGAGGAAACTTCTCTTTTTTCAGCAGCAAAAACAAGATAATCAATCTTTTTGTTTCCCATAATCATTAGTCTTCTAGACTGTGGATTATAAGTCCGCTTCGAAGTTTAGGTTCGAACCACGTTGTTTTAGGTGGCATTATCATATTATTGTCGGCTATTGCCATTAGTTGCTCCATGGAAACAGGATACATCGCAAAGGCAGCTTTCATTTCTCCAGAGTCTACTCTTTTTTCTAGTTCTTGTAGTCCCCTGATTCCTCCAACAAAGTCGATCCTTTTGCTTGTTCTTAAGTCATGAATATTAAGCAATGGTTCTAATACAAACTTTGTAAGAGTTGTGACGTCAAGCGCATCAATTGGGTCTTTGTCGTTGTAAGTGTTTTCTTTAAAAGAAAGCTTATACCAGTTGTTATCTAGGTAAAGACCCATGATGTGTTTGTTTTCTGGTCGATAAGTCTCTTTACCCTTGTTTTCTATAATAAAATTTTGAGAAAGTTTTACTAAGAACATGTCAGGAGTAAGTCCATTCAAATCTTTAATAAGGCGATTATAGTCAAAAATTTTTAATTGATTATCTGGGAAAAGAACAGTTAAAAAATAATTGAATTCTTCTTTTCCAGTGTAGCTTGGTTGTTTTTCTCTAAGTTCTTTGCCTACTAATGCTGCTGCGGCACTCCTATGGTGTCCATCTGCAACATAGGTATAGGGTATATTTGTGAAAATTTTGGTAATTTCATTAATGGAATCTTTGCTTGTAATAAGCCAAAAAGAATGAGTAATTCCATCCTCTGAGGTGAAGTTATATTCAGGTTCAAACTTACTAATTGTTTTCTCAAGAATTTGGTCAATTCTAGGGTTTGCTGGATATGCCAAGAAAATAGGCTCAATGTTAGCATTATTTATTTTGACATGGACCATTCTGTCTTCTTCTTTGTCTTTTCTGGTTAGCTCGTGTTTCTTGATGTTTCCATTTAAGTAGTCGTCGATGCTAGAGCAAGCCACTAGTCCAATCTGTGTTCTTCCTTCCATTTTTTGTGAGTAAATATAGTATTTTTCTTCTTTGTCTTGAATAAGCCAATTGTTTTCTTTAAATTTATTGAAATTCTCTAGCGCTTTATCATACACTTGCTGTGAATGTTCATCAGTGCCGACAGGGAAGTCTATTTCTGGCTTTATTATGTGATAGAGAGACATGTTGTTGTCTTTGGCTTCAGTGCGTGCTTCTTCAGAGTTTAAAACGTCGTATGGACGTGAAGCTATCTTTGTTTCTAATCCTTTTTGTGGTCTAATCCCTTTGAACGCTTTTATTGTGACCATGTTAACTCCTTAGCCGAAAGTCCTTCTCGCTTGAGCGTGAATCTGTTAGTGATTTTCTCACAGAGATAGAAATAGCAAAAGGACAAAATTAAGCATTCATTGTCATAGCTTTAGGCTTTTAGCTTTTAGCTTTAGGCTATATAATAATCTTTATGAATTATCTATTTGAAATTGGTACAGAAGAAGTCCCCGCAAGGTTTTTACAAAGCTTAATAAGTGATTTAGTTGAGAATGTTACAAAGAGACTAGAGAAAATAACTTACCATGAAGTTGAAACCTTTGCGACTTATAGAAGATTAGCTTTGATCATAAAAGGACTATCAAAAGAACAGTCCTCGAAACAAGAAGAGATAAAAGGCCCACCAGAAAAAGTTGCTGTTAATGAAGATGGAAGTTACACAAAAGCAGGAGAAGGTTTTTTGAAAAAGTTTGGAGCAACTGAGGGTGTTATCCGTGAGGGATATTTGTATGTTAGTTTTTTTGAAAAAGGCAAACTTACTAAAGATATTTTAGGAAAGATTGTTGTTGATGCGCTCTCTGCTTTGTACCTACCAGTAGCCATGAAATGGGGAAATGAGACACAGAAGTTTTATAGACCAGTGCATTGGATAGTTTCAATATTAGATGACACCATTTTGCCTTTAGAATTTGCAGGAATCAAAGCAGGAAATACCACTTGCGGACATCGGTCTTTTAGTAAAGGACTAAATATTAATGGGGCGGAATTATTAATTGACTTACCTGAAAATTACGAAAATTTACTTTTAAAAAATAACGTCAAAGCTTCTTTCTTAAAGAGAAAGGAATATATTAAAAGTCAACTTATTAAAGTGACAAGCAATGTCGTTCTTGATGAAGTCTTACTTAATGAGGTTTGTGGATTAGTTGAAAATCCTGTAGTTTTACAAGGCGAATTTGAAGAAGAATTTTTGCAAATTCCAGACAGAATCCTGATTACATCTATGCAAAAAAATCAGAAATATTTTCCACTAATCGAACAAGGGAAATTAACAAATAAATTTTTAATGGTTGCCGACAATGTAAACGAAAAAAACAGTAAAAATATTATTGCTGGTAATCAAAAAGTTTTAAGAGCTAGACTTTTTGATGCAAAATTTTTCTTTGAAGAAGATACTAAATATGATTTTGAACATTTTAACAATCAGTTAAAGACAATAACTTTTCAACAAAAATTGGGAAGTATTTATGAGAAAGTTGCGAGGAATATTTTAGTTGCTGAGTTTATAATTAAGAAACTAAAGCTAGATTCAAAACAAAGAGAAACTGTTTTGGCAATTACGGGAAATGCGAAGGCAGATTTGGCAACAGGTATGGTTAATGAGTTTGCTGAGTTACAAGGCTATGTTGGACAGCAATATGCTTTAAAATGGGGTATCGATAAAAACATTGCAGATAGTATTTATGAGCATTATCTTCCTTCCTTTGCTGGTGATGTGTTGCCAAGTTCTTTAATTGCATCTATTGCTTCTGTTTCTGATAAAATTGAAACTATTGTTGGTCAGTTTGTAATAGGAAAAATACCCTCTGGTTCTCAAGATCCTTTTGGGTTAAGACGACAAGCTAATGGCATTGTCAGAATATTTTACGAAAGAGATTATTTCCCCTTTTCTTTAGAGGAGCTATTGGAAGCCACGGTTAGTTTGTATAAAAACTTTGATCTTTCCAAGGACAATATTTCCAAATTATATGATTTTTTTGAACAAAGAATAGAGCAGTATTTGAAAGACCAAAATGTTGCAAATGATGTAATTCAAACTGTGAAGTCGTTCAATATTCTCTTGCTTAAGAAAAGATTAAATTTTATTTCAATTCTTTCTGCCTCAGAAAAGAGGAAAGATGTTTTAGAAGCAATAGTCAGAGTTCTTAATATTACCAAAGATGCTAATTTGGGAGAATTAAAGGTTATAGACCCCTTTTTGTTTGAGGATGCTTCTGAGAGAGCACTTTTTGATACCTTTAAATCATTAACAAAAATAGAAAGAGCATGGGATGATTGTCTTGTTCAAGAGTGGAAGCTTTTAGCAAAAACAATAAGTAACTTTTTTGAAGCAGTTATGGTCATGGTTGATGATGAAAAGATAAAGAATAATAGACTGAGTTTGTTGCATAATATGAGGATGTATTTTGAACAATTTGGAGATTTGAAGACTTTACAGTTTTAGTATATTTTAATTTCAGGTTCTAGCTTAATTTGAAAATTAGTACTTACTTTGGTTTGGATAATTTTAATGAGTTCAACAAAATCCTCAGCTTTTGAATTTTTATTGCATAAGATAACGTTGGCATGAGTGTTACAAATTTGTACTGATTTATATGAGTAGCCTTTTAGCTCGCAGTCATCAATAAGTTTACCAGCAGAGAACCCTTTAGGGTTTTTGAAAATGCTTCCTAATGTATAAGCTAGAGGATGCGAAAGCTCTCTTTTTTGTTTAAAGGTACTACAGTTGTTTTGTATTGTTCCAGAATCTTTGTTTTCTAGTTGTAATAAGCAAGCAGTAATTAAGTATTTATTAGTTTTAAAAACAGAATGCCTGTAACCAAAAGCACATTCTTGCTTAGAGAGCGTTAGGTGCTTTTTGTTTTTTAAATCAAAGCAATTAACCTCTATGATTAAATCGCTTATGGTTTTATCAAAGGCTCCAAAGTTTTGATAAATAGCACCACCTAAAGTAGCAGGGATTGGATAAGTAAATTCAAGTCCTCCGATATTCTGAGCTTTTAGATTTTTAATCAAATTAGGTAGCAAGATACCAGCTTCAGCATAAAGAATATTTTTCTTTAGTTCGTATTTTGCAAGTTTTTTTAACGATACAAATTGGTTTTTTTGATTGCTAATAAAAAGCGTGTTTGTTCCATTTCCTAAAATAAAAGCATCTTCGTTTATCTCAATTAATTCAGAAATATTTTCTGGAAAATGTATTTGGTAGTTTTCTCCAAGGCAACGAGAAGCACTTATCTCTTGAGCATTTATAGTGCTAACAATCATTTTAGTTGTCTACTTTTTTCATGTTTAGAATTTGTACAATTTCTTTGGAAACGAAGGTTACATCTCCTGCTCCTAAAGTTATAATCAAATCACCAGCTTTTGCAATTTCTGCTACTTTCGGAGGAATATTACTAACTATGGGGATAAATTCAGCTTTATTTTTTTCAAACATAGGTAAAATGTCTATTGCTTTGACATTACCTGGGTCTTCTCCAGCAGCATAAACTTCCGTAAAGAAGACTTTATCAGCGACAGATAGTGATGTAACAAAATCCTTTTGAAAAGCTGCAAATCTTGAATAACGATGTGGTTGGAAAATCGCGATTATTCTTCTGTTGTACTCTTTGGCTGCTTCTAGTGTGGATTTAATTTCAGTTGGGTGATGGGCATAGTCATCAAATATCATAATGTCATTAACTTCGCCAGCCTTGTGAAATCTGCGACTTGCGCCTTCAAATGTCTGGAATGATTTAACTACATCAGAGTAACTGAGGTTAAAGTTTTTTGCTAAAGCAAAAACAGTTAAACAGTTTTCAATGTTATGTTTACCAGGTATGTTTAATTTAACTTGAGAGGCAATTAGTTCTCCATCAACATAGACGTCAAAAGATTTTCTACCATCCGTTTGGATTAAGTTTTTAGCTTGTACTGTATTATTATTATTAAAGCCATAGGTTATAACTTTTTTGCCTTTAACATTCAATTTTTTAATGTTTTCATTGTCACCATTAACAATCAGAAGATTGTTGTTTTTATCGAGTCTTTTAATAAAGTTATTAAATGCATCTAAAATATCTTTAATATCTTTAAATTGGTCCATATGCTCTTCTTCTATGTTTGTGATTACAATAATATTAGGATTCAAAAAAAGAAAAGAGCGGTCACTTTCATCTGCTTCAGCAACGCAAAAATCCTTTTGACCATACTGGGAGGCAATTGTAGTGTTTTTTAACGGTGCACCAATAATGTAGGTTGGTTTTCTTCCAATAGAGCAAAGATAGTGAGAGATGAAGCTGGTTACTGTTGTTTTTCCATGCGTTCCTGCTACTGCAAGACGAATGTTGTGTTGATCCATAATATATGAGAGCATTTCTGCTCTTTTTAGAATAGGGAGGTTATGACTAATTGCTCCTTTTAATTCAACGTTATTTGCTTTAATTGCAGCAGAAATTACTACAATTTCTGCCGTTCTAATATTACTTACATCATGTCCATAGAATATTTGAACACCTTTATCTTTCAGCAAAAGAGTATGGATGTTTTCTTTTATGTCACTGCCGGAGATTTTGTATCCCATATCAACAAGCACAGAAGCAATCGGGTTCATTCCGCTTCCGCCTATTCCAATAAAATGAATGTTTTTATTTTCTAGTATCATAAGTATCCTTTTTCTTTCAAAGTATCAATGATAATACCACTTGCGTTATTAGGCAATTTATTAAGTGCAGA
This window encodes:
- a CDS encoding ATP-binding cassette domain-containing protein → MIRLRNVTKKYQDFVVLNHINLHIAKDEFVFLVGPTGAGKTTILSLLTREQTPESGKIYMGMTSINELNEKQVSNLRKNIGFVFQDFKILNRTIYENLAYVLKIQGERKKIIVEKIERVAELVGLESKLHCYPYQLSGGEQQKACIARAIINKPPVLLADEPTGNLDPDASLEIIQLMSKINLDNTTVVVATHDKAIVDLMRKRVIALHGGNIIRDQQMGSYHEC
- the glyS gene encoding glycine--tRNA ligase subunit beta, which translates into the protein MNYLFEIGTEEVPARFLQSLISDLVENVTKRLEKITYHEVETFATYRRLALIIKGLSKEQSSKQEEIKGPPEKVAVNEDGSYTKAGEGFLKKFGATEGVIREGYLYVSFFEKGKLTKDILGKIVVDALSALYLPVAMKWGNETQKFYRPVHWIVSILDDTILPLEFAGIKAGNTTCGHRSFSKGLNINGAELLIDLPENYENLLLKNNVKASFLKRKEYIKSQLIKVTSNVVLDEVLLNEVCGLVENPVVLQGEFEEEFLQIPDRILITSMQKNQKYFPLIEQGKLTNKFLMVADNVNEKNSKNIIAGNQKVLRARLFDAKFFFEEDTKYDFEHFNNQLKTITFQQKLGSIYEKVARNILVAEFIIKKLKLDSKQRETVLAITGNAKADLATGMVNEFAELQGYVGQQYALKWGIDKNIADSIYEHYLPSFAGDVLPSSLIASIASVSDKIETIVGQFVIGKIPSGSQDPFGLRRQANGIVRIFYERDYFPFSLEELLEATVSLYKNFDLSKDNISKLYDFFEQRIEQYLKDQNVANDVIQTVKSFNILLLKKRLNFISILSASEKRKDVLEAIVRVLNITKDANLGELKVIDPFLFEDASERALFDTFKSLTKIERAWDDCLVQEWKLLAKTISNFFEAVMVMVDDEKIKNNRLSLLHNMRMYFEQFGDLKTLQF
- a CDS encoding peptidylprolyl isomerase, whose amino-acid sequence is MLNFLRERAKEILTITVVLFVLSFLGIGAYSFLNQGNGEENKEEATSALGLLNGKPLDGYYYNRQFNQAFSNIPSEQRMLLDPDVVDYYRYQAFQETVANMLMMDEANREGIKVFPQEFNYRMEQLVKAYGLKNVGALKKLIKDNKIEWKVFKEQQKNDIIVSKFLGGITSRVRVTPLDREMAFTEAKVRHILIKVDQQATDNMEEDLIKLKKAETIYEMVLSNKKNFAKIAEKYSEDTASAEKGGDLGWVGRGQMVPEFESMLHTLTKGEIGGPIRTIYGYHIILVEDKREKDKPADLTDERVDQIILQQKQQEAIQEWLKPLKLSANIEIIDSQIKAYDYKVNQQYEEALIEYQKALMANSELLTYTQIARMLDRLGNKDEAIRAIRKALILQNRLQGYRYPSLYFAGLDLFIKYKLTDLYSSLIDDALVTFKGKEVVLSVLDKNYKNKMTKEQKSNLDEQLKLIDDQKKEAEATKKKDSLNPFSALEALDSLTENSLAK
- a CDS encoding DUF1015 family protein, giving the protein MVTIKAFKGIRPQKGLETKIASRPYDVLNSEEARTEAKDNNMSLYHIIKPEIDFPVGTDEHSQQVYDKALENFNKFKENNWLIQDKEEKYYIYSQKMEGRTQIGLVACSSIDDYLNGNIKKHELTRKDKEEDRMVHVKINNANIEPIFLAYPANPRIDQILEKTISKFEPEYNFTSEDGITHSFWLITSKDSINEITKIFTNIPYTYVADGHHRSAAAALVGKELREKQPSYTGKEEFNYFLTVLFPDNQLKIFDYNRLIKDLNGLTPDMFLVKLSQNFIIENKGKETYRPENKHIMGLYLDNNWYKLSFKENTYNDKDPIDALDVTTLTKFVLEPLLNIHDLRTSKRIDFVGGIRGLQELEKRVDSGEMKAAFAMYPVSMEQLMAIADNNMIMPPKTTWFEPKLRSGLIIHSLED
- a CDS encoding transketolase family protein, producing the protein MSGVAAMRDYYAKVLIALGKKNKDIVVLDADLSCSTRTEKFAKEFPDRFFNAGIAEQDCIGMSAGFACMGKTVFASSFAMFITGRTWEQIRNSVCYPNLNVKVCATHAGITVGEDGASHQALEDIALMRILPNMRVIVPADALEAEQAIHFVAKESGPFYVRMSRGATPVIFNEGECDFQLGKNKVLKEGKDVTIMASGIMVKMALDAADVLEKEHEVSAAVVNVSSIKPLDEENIYKMAVSTGAFVTAEEHSIFGGVGSAIAEVTARKCPVPIEMLGIAGVFGESGKPDALLEKHGLNVKGIVSKALLAVSRK
- the murB gene encoding UDP-N-acetylmuramate dehydrogenase — encoded protein: MIVSTINAQEISASRCLGENYQIHFPENISELIEINEDAFILGNGTNTLFISNQKNQFVSLKKLAKYELKKNILYAEAGILLPNLIKNLKAQNIGGLEFTYPIPATLGGAIYQNFGAFDKTISDLIIEVNCFDLKNKKHLTLSKQECAFGYRHSVFKTNKYLITACLLQLENKDSGTIQNNCSTFKQKRELSHPLAYTLGSIFKNPKGFSAGKLIDDCELKGYSYKSVQICNTHANVILCNKNSKAEDFVELIKIIQTKVSTNFQIKLEPEIKIY
- a CDS encoding transketolase, whose protein sequence is MLTANQLTYLHNISAKIRKHIIEMTHYAKSGHPGGSMSMTDIVTFLYFNWLNIDPEQPKKADRDIFVLCKGHAAPALYSAMAIKGFFPEEELKTLRCIGSRLQGHPDMNKLPGIEMSTGSLGQGLSVSVGMSLALKLDNKKNRVYAVMGDGELQEGQVWEAMMSAAHYKCDNLCVFVDNNKQQIDGNITNVMGIEPLTDKLKAFGWEVINIDGHDFEQIESALVTADKVVGKPTVIIAATVKGKGVSFMESQLCFHGAPCNDEQKAIACSELDKKMGVCGCQE
- a CDS encoding permease-like cell division protein FtsX, coding for MSVRVLIFLFEESISSIKQNAVMTFLSFLTVTLSLSVLAMFLIVFMNINSMITAIGDDLNISAYLTRDVTEARLRQVSDQIKMIKGVKSLSVVTKESAWEDLKGKLQYQKEIIELIPSNPLPDLIIIKLKKVNNTDSVLKELKFIKDIEEVRHGKTIVNKFRSIVKLFDLIGGLIVILLLFSTFTIISSTINITMIAKEKEIKIMKLVGATNGFVESVFVLEAFIIGLLGSLMAVGLINLIFFLVNSNLQQVFHFAYVFTKQMNFVSLNIFIISIGLAISVSASFFSVKSLLKNILKKYS
- the murC gene encoding UDP-N-acetylmuramate--L-alanine ligase; protein product: MILENKNIHFIGIGGSGMNPIASVLVDMGYKISGSDIKENIHTLLLKDKGVQIFYGHDVSNIRTAEIVVISAAIKANNVELKGAISHNLPILKRAEMLSYIMDQHNIRLAVAGTHGKTTVTSFISHYLCSIGRKPTYIIGAPLKNTTIASQYGQKDFCVAEADESDRSFLFLNPNIIVITNIEEEHMDQFKDIKDILDAFNNFIKRLDKNNNLLIVNGDNENIKKLNVKGKKVITYGFNNNNTVQAKNLIQTDGRKSFDVYVDGELIASQVKLNIPGKHNIENCLTVFALAKNFNLSYSDVVKSFQTFEGASRRFHKAGEVNDIMIFDDYAHHPTEIKSTLEAAKEYNRRIIAIFQPHRYSRFAAFQKDFVTSLSVADKVFFTEVYAAGEDPGNVKAIDILPMFEKNKAEFIPIVSNIPPKVAEIAKAGDLIITLGAGDVTFVSKEIVQILNMKKVDN